One window from the genome of Pandoraea fibrosis encodes:
- a CDS encoding peptidase domain-containing ABC transporter produces the protein MTRPRPLPEFVARLHSLTDQWPMAAWWHRFVEIGLASVVINVFGLATPLFSMLVYDKVIGNNIPDTLYGLLIGMVLCVGLDCVLRLIRAFYVEQIAWRADIEMDQRLVSNIFNQRKGLTYASGALISRYRDLMVSREVLTSSYMLAIADMPFLVLYLVALGIIGGYIVLVPCVIGGILVAVNLLLKQPVTAYSTRARQEDAAKLALLSEITTQGDQIKVSPWRNDFTQRWTGLAEKVALSRSKMRFWQAIGYTSIADGGLLIWVATLTLGVLMVDGNTLTIGALTACSLLSSRAASLLGGVLLVIERFEMLRRTRHEFDTMMTSASSPVSQEDIAEMPAPETVRGEVRATQVHFQFPGRTKPSLQGVDLVIRAGERIGIVGNNGSGKSTLLRCLAGVIEPTQGTLTLDGATLTRYPVDWRARWLAYKPQDPHLYEGTLAFNLRSPDATADTKTLWAAIHVAGIDKMIERATLTLDSPITSGGVNLSGGQRQAVALARALATGADFLLLDEPTAGLDQDAERGIIERLLPFCEDKTLVVCTHSLELLKKMDRLIVVQDGRILADGLTREVLVA, from the coding sequence ATGACTCGTCCCCGCCCACTCCCCGAGTTTGTCGCACGGCTGCACAGCCTGACGGATCAATGGCCGATGGCTGCATGGTGGCACCGCTTCGTCGAAATCGGTTTGGCCAGCGTAGTGATCAACGTTTTCGGCCTGGCGACGCCGCTGTTCTCGATGCTCGTGTACGACAAGGTCATCGGCAACAACATTCCCGATACGCTTTACGGTCTGCTTATCGGCATGGTGTTGTGCGTTGGTCTGGACTGTGTGCTGCGCCTGATTCGAGCGTTCTATGTCGAGCAGATCGCGTGGCGCGCCGACATCGAGATGGATCAGCGCCTCGTCAGTAACATTTTCAACCAGCGCAAAGGCCTGACTTACGCTTCCGGCGCGTTGATCAGCCGTTATCGAGACCTCATGGTTAGCCGTGAGGTGCTCACTTCCAGTTATATGTTGGCGATCGCCGACATGCCATTTCTGGTGCTCTACCTTGTCGCGCTCGGCATTATCGGGGGCTACATCGTGCTGGTGCCCTGCGTGATCGGCGGGATACTCGTCGCCGTCAATTTGCTGCTCAAGCAACCCGTCACTGCCTACAGCACACGGGCGCGACAGGAAGATGCCGCCAAGCTCGCGCTACTTAGCGAGATCACCACTCAGGGTGACCAGATCAAGGTCAGCCCGTGGCGCAATGACTTCACGCAGCGCTGGACGGGGCTAGCCGAGAAGGTCGCGTTAAGCCGTAGCAAGATGCGGTTCTGGCAAGCGATTGGCTACACCTCGATCGCCGACGGTGGTTTGCTCATCTGGGTGGCGACCTTGACCCTTGGCGTGTTGATGGTCGATGGCAACACCCTGACGATCGGGGCATTGACGGCGTGCTCGCTGTTGTCCAGTCGTGCCGCCTCGCTGCTGGGAGGCGTGTTGCTGGTCATCGAGCGTTTCGAGATGCTACGCCGAACGCGACATGAGTTCGATACGATGATGACCTCCGCCAGTTCACCGGTGTCTCAGGAAGACATCGCAGAAATGCCCGCTCCGGAGACGGTGCGCGGGGAAGTTCGCGCCACCCAGGTGCACTTCCAGTTTCCCGGGCGCACCAAGCCGTCGTTGCAAGGCGTCGACCTTGTGATCCGGGCTGGCGAGCGCATCGGCATCGTGGGTAACAACGGATCGGGTAAGAGTACCTTGCTACGCTGTCTTGCCGGCGTCATCGAGCCGACGCAAGGCACGCTGACGCTGGATGGCGCGACACTGACCCGATACCCGGTCGATTGGCGTGCGCGGTGGCTGGCGTACAAGCCCCAGGATCCCCACCTTTACGAGGGGACGCTGGCGTTCAATCTACGCAGTCCCGATGCCACAGCGGACACGAAGACCCTTTGGGCCGCGATACATGTGGCCGGCATCGACAAAATGATCGAGCGTGCCACGCTGACCCTGGATAGTCCGATCACCTCGGGCGGTGTCAACCTTTCGGGCGGACAACGTCAAGCCGTTGCGCTCGCCAGAGCGTTAGCCACCGGGGCGGACTTCCTTTTGCTCGACGAGCCGACCGCAGGGCTGGATCAGGACGCCGAACGCGGCATTATTGAGCGTCTGCTGCCCTTTTGCGAAGACAAGACGTTAGTCGTCTGCACGCATAGCCTGGAGCTGCTCAAGAAAATGGATCGACTGATCGTGGTGCAGGACGGGCGCATTCTGGCCGACGGATTGACGCGAGAGGTACTGGTGGCTTGA
- a CDS encoding DUF1059 domain-containing protein, translated as MARKYIDCREFPSDTNCSVALSADSESELLEAAVQHAVTVHKHADSPELRSQLKTLFHDGTPPVDAPRH; from the coding sequence ATGGCCCGCAAATACATCGATTGCCGGGAATTTCCGAGCGATACGAACTGCTCCGTCGCACTCAGTGCCGATTCCGAAAGCGAGTTGCTGGAGGCGGCCGTGCAGCATGCGGTCACGGTTCACAAGCATGCCGATTCGCCGGAACTGCGCTCACAACTGAAGACGCTTTTCCATGACGGGACCCCGCCAGTCGACGCGCCGCGTCATTGA
- a CDS encoding amino acid ABC transporter substrate-binding protein: MSVSRFLTRMAHATGAASLAATLFLTGGAALAATDVVTIGAPLPVTGALSPEGTKLRQGYDLWVERVNAQGGIQVGNKRLPVKLVFADYQSNTPRAVQLTERLITEDKVDFLFSPFGSGATKAASTVAERYQVPMIASSASSNEVFDQGYKNLFGIYTDNSTLSEPLAELVHDKIPNAKRVAILARNDLYPLSLAREFEKSAVKRGLQIVYSQRYQIGSLDHSAEVTEIKAARPDWIIVTGYINDLILVRKQMADQKLGAPAVTMINGPAYDEWIDAVGKPLANNVTTASWFHPVLAYQSTDVFGSTAAFVRAFQGKYHSLPDFTQASGAGVGVVLQQAIERAGTLDRETVREALRKGGFKTFFGTISFAPSGIANSYTPPVFQVQGGQVRVIYPANIRATEFRVGVQ; this comes from the coding sequence ATGTCCGTGTCTCGTTTCCTGACCCGTATGGCGCATGCCACGGGAGCCGCCTCGCTTGCTGCGACGCTTTTTCTGACGGGTGGTGCGGCGCTTGCGGCCACGGATGTCGTTACCATCGGTGCCCCATTGCCTGTGACCGGGGCTCTCTCGCCCGAGGGCACGAAGCTTCGGCAGGGCTATGACCTCTGGGTGGAACGCGTCAATGCGCAGGGCGGCATTCAGGTGGGCAACAAGCGTCTGCCGGTCAAGCTTGTGTTCGCCGACTACCAGTCGAATACGCCGCGCGCCGTGCAACTGACCGAGCGCCTGATTACCGAAGACAAGGTCGACTTCCTGTTCTCGCCGTTCGGCTCCGGTGCCACGAAAGCGGCCAGTACCGTCGCCGAGCGCTATCAGGTGCCGATGATTGCCTCGTCGGCATCGTCCAACGAAGTGTTCGATCAGGGCTATAAGAACCTGTTCGGCATCTATACCGACAACAGCACGTTGAGTGAGCCGCTCGCCGAACTCGTGCACGACAAGATTCCGAACGCCAAGCGCGTTGCGATCCTGGCGCGTAATGACTTGTACCCCCTCTCGCTGGCGAGGGAGTTCGAGAAGTCGGCGGTCAAACGCGGCTTGCAGATCGTCTACTCGCAGCGCTACCAGATCGGCTCACTCGATCACTCGGCAGAAGTCACCGAGATCAAGGCTGCGCGTCCGGATTGGATCATCGTCACGGGGTATATCAACGATCTGATTCTCGTGCGCAAGCAGATGGCCGACCAGAAGCTTGGCGCACCGGCGGTCACGATGATCAACGGCCCGGCTTACGACGAGTGGATCGACGCGGTGGGCAAGCCGTTGGCCAATAACGTCACTACGGCAAGCTGGTTCCATCCGGTGTTGGCCTATCAATCGACCGACGTGTTCGGCTCGACGGCCGCGTTCGTCCGTGCGTTCCAGGGCAAATACCATAGCCTGCCAGACTTCACGCAGGCGTCGGGCGCTGGGGTAGGCGTGGTCTTGCAGCAGGCGATCGAACGAGCAGGTACGCTCGATCGTGAGACGGTGCGCGAGGCGTTGCGCAAGGGCGGTTTCAAGACGTTCTTCGGGACGATCTCGTTTGCGCCCTCGGGCATTGCAAACTCGTACACGCCGCCGGTCTTCCAGGTGCAGGGCGGCCAGGTGCGCGTTATCTACCCCGCCAATATCCGCGCGACCGAATTCCGCGTCGGTGTGCAATAA
- a CDS encoding branched-chain amino acid ABC transporter permease, with the protein MLSAQIVANGLILGCLYASIAAGFSLVWGVLNIINLLHGSFIVLGAYLAFYAQREFGIDPFVFAPLAGVTLFGLGLIVQKLAINRVLGRPVLLTLTLTFGLNLAFGDAMIEAFSADYRKVNLTHDFGLLTLPGVVLPLDRVAVAAESLAITALLWLLLRFTKLGRTIVAVRMDAEAASLMGVKTAAVFSLAFAIAAFTAGASGALLAVIFPISPLMAAGYLGKSFVVCILGGLGSVPGAIAGGLVLGLVESVSSAVFGPAYTTTVSFVLLLLLLYVRPGGMFGRKSFA; encoded by the coding sequence ATGTTGTCCGCGCAGATCGTTGCCAACGGCCTGATATTGGGCTGTCTTTACGCGAGCATCGCCGCTGGATTTTCGTTGGTCTGGGGCGTGCTCAATATCATTAACCTGCTGCACGGTTCGTTCATCGTGCTGGGCGCCTACCTGGCGTTTTACGCGCAGCGTGAGTTTGGCATCGACCCGTTCGTCTTTGCGCCGTTGGCTGGCGTGACGTTGTTCGGGCTCGGGCTGATCGTGCAGAAACTGGCGATCAACCGGGTGCTGGGGCGGCCGGTGTTGCTGACGCTCACGCTGACATTCGGCCTCAATCTCGCTTTCGGCGATGCGATGATCGAGGCGTTTAGCGCCGACTACCGCAAGGTCAATCTCACGCATGACTTCGGTTTGCTGACGCTGCCTGGTGTCGTGCTGCCGCTCGACCGTGTGGCGGTGGCAGCGGAATCTCTCGCGATCACGGCCTTGTTGTGGTTGTTACTGCGCTTCACGAAGCTGGGCCGCACCATCGTTGCTGTACGCATGGATGCCGAGGCCGCATCGCTCATGGGGGTGAAGACCGCGGCTGTCTTTTCGCTCGCGTTTGCCATCGCGGCCTTCACGGCTGGGGCGTCTGGCGCATTGCTGGCGGTGATCTTCCCGATCTCGCCGCTCATGGCTGCCGGATATCTGGGCAAGTCGTTCGTGGTCTGTATTTTGGGCGGGCTGGGTAGCGTGCCGGGCGCGATTGCCGGCGGACTGGTGCTCGGACTGGTCGAGAGTGTCTCGTCGGCGGTGTTTGGTCCCGCGTACACCACCACCGTTTCCTTCGTGCTGTTGCTGCTCTTGCTCTATGTCCGCCCGGGCGGCATGTTCGGCAGGAAGAGCTTTGCCTGA
- a CDS encoding branched-chain amino acid ABC transporter permease, whose amino-acid sequence MTKSKLLGPAGLVVALALAAVGIALDGGPYWIRLATTFAMYGTLALSWNIIGGMAGYPSFASAAFFGLGAYTGGILVTHGWPLAAAVLGAAVTTGAVAALLGLLVLHLRGHYFAIASLMITEAFREISNNAGDLTGGGMGLTLPMPAGDALSHARLFLFAMTLCCVGAAIACALISRARLGVALRCIAQNEAAALTIGIDVRRAKNLAFAYSSCFAGAAGAVYAAWVGYIDPNDVFDVMLAVKPLVMVLLGGAAVWVGPLVGALVFIAFEELVWRNMLHFHSGLLGLFIALLVIYFPGGLAGVSGWFGARWRRLGLTSSRSTA is encoded by the coding sequence ATGACTAAATCGAAGCTACTGGGCCCGGCGGGGCTGGTCGTGGCGCTGGCGCTCGCGGCGGTGGGGATCGCCTTGGACGGCGGCCCATATTGGATTCGGCTTGCCACCACGTTTGCGATGTACGGCACGTTGGCGCTGTCGTGGAACATCATCGGCGGCATGGCCGGGTATCCGTCTTTCGCGAGCGCGGCGTTCTTCGGGCTGGGCGCCTACACAGGCGGGATTCTGGTGACGCATGGCTGGCCGCTTGCGGCTGCGGTGCTCGGCGCGGCTGTGACGACGGGGGCCGTGGCGGCGCTGCTGGGTCTGCTTGTGTTGCATCTGCGCGGACATTACTTCGCCATTGCGAGTCTGATGATTACCGAGGCGTTTCGTGAGATATCCAACAATGCCGGTGATCTGACCGGCGGCGGCATGGGGCTGACGTTGCCCATGCCGGCGGGTGACGCACTCTCGCACGCGCGCCTTTTCCTGTTCGCCATGACGCTGTGCTGTGTGGGCGCAGCGATTGCCTGCGCGCTGATTTCGCGGGCGCGGCTTGGCGTCGCGTTGCGGTGCATTGCGCAAAATGAAGCGGCGGCGCTGACCATCGGCATCGATGTCCGTCGGGCCAAGAATCTGGCGTTCGCCTATTCGAGCTGTTTTGCGGGCGCTGCCGGTGCGGTCTATGCCGCGTGGGTCGGCTATATCGATCCGAATGATGTGTTCGACGTCATGCTGGCGGTCAAACCGCTCGTGATGGTGTTGCTCGGCGGCGCGGCCGTCTGGGTCGGTCCGCTGGTTGGCGCATTGGTCTTCATCGCTTTCGAAGAACTGGTGTGGCGCAACATGCTGCACTTCCACAGCGGCCTGTTGGGGCTTTTCATCGCATTGCTGGTGATCTATTTCCCAGGTGGTCTGGCCGGTGTGTCGGGCTGGTTCGGCGCTCGCTGGCGCCGGCTGGGTCTGACGTCTTCACGGAGTACGGCATGA
- a CDS encoding ABC transporter ATP-binding protein: MSDLLTLEGVTHRFGGVVAARDVSFSLRPGEIVGLIGPNGAGKTTLINLVTGVIKPSAGSIHFEGQRISGLPPHRIARSGIARTYQIVQPFPAMTVLENVEAAALFGGGAASRAEASRRAQESLETCGLGDIAEANAGALSLAERKRLEFAKALALRPRLLLLDEVNAGLNASELDEAIALTRRLAAQGVTILLVEHLMRLVLQVCDRILVLHQGALIADGAPAQIVENDAVIAAYLGQRYQCRKREGTS, encoded by the coding sequence ATGAGCGATCTGCTGACGCTCGAGGGCGTTACACACCGGTTCGGTGGCGTGGTGGCGGCGCGCGATGTTTCCTTTTCTCTGCGACCCGGCGAGATCGTCGGACTCATTGGGCCCAACGGTGCGGGCAAGACGACACTGATCAATCTCGTGACCGGCGTTATCAAGCCCAGCGCCGGCAGTATTCATTTTGAAGGGCAACGCATCTCGGGCTTGCCGCCGCATCGGATTGCGCGCAGTGGCATTGCTCGCACCTATCAGATCGTGCAGCCATTCCCTGCGATGACGGTCCTCGAGAATGTCGAGGCGGCCGCGTTATTTGGTGGTGGGGCAGCGTCGCGGGCTGAAGCGAGTCGTCGGGCGCAGGAAAGCCTCGAGACCTGTGGCCTGGGGGATATTGCCGAGGCGAACGCCGGGGCGCTATCGCTTGCCGAGCGCAAACGACTCGAATTCGCCAAGGCGCTCGCGTTGCGGCCACGCCTGTTGCTGCTCGATGAGGTCAACGCGGGTCTCAATGCGTCGGAACTGGACGAGGCGATCGCGCTCACGCGCCGGCTGGCGGCGCAGGGCGTGACGATTTTGCTGGTGGAGCATCTGATGCGGCTGGTGCTGCAGGTCTGCGACCGGATTCTGGTGTTGCATCAGGGCGCGTTGATCGCCGACGGGGCGCCGGCGCAGATTGTCGAGAACGACGCTGTGATCGCGGCCTATCTGGGGCAGCGGTATCAGTGTCGCAAGCGCGAGGGTACGTCATGA
- a CDS encoding ABC transporter ATP-binding protein, which translates to MTQPLLRVSSLGGGYGDVKVLHDVSLSLAAGDLACIVGSNGAGKSTLLRTLAGLQRPFAGTVHFRGVETGGWQAPRVAAQGLVLVPEGRRLFAGLSVEQNLMMGAHLRSDGRDAVRTSLSDVYALFPRLHERRRQEATTLSGGEQQMCAVGRGLMAAPALLMIDELSLGLAPAMVDLLVAALSEVNRRGTGLLVVEQDVGVALELARHGFVLDHGTITRSGASDALLRDPAIGAAYLGLAAG; encoded by the coding sequence ATGACGCAGCCATTGTTGCGTGTTTCGTCACTTGGCGGTGGCTACGGGGACGTGAAGGTGCTGCACGACGTGTCGTTGTCGCTCGCGGCTGGCGATCTTGCCTGCATCGTCGGTTCCAACGGCGCGGGCAAGAGCACATTGTTGCGAACGCTGGCCGGACTGCAGAGGCCGTTTGCAGGCACGGTGCACTTCCGGGGTGTCGAAACTGGCGGCTGGCAGGCGCCTCGGGTGGCAGCGCAAGGACTGGTGCTCGTGCCGGAGGGACGACGTCTTTTCGCGGGGCTGAGCGTGGAGCAGAACCTGATGATGGGGGCGCATCTGCGCAGCGACGGGCGCGATGCTGTCCGAACGTCACTAAGCGATGTATACGCGCTGTTTCCCCGGTTGCACGAGCGTCGGCGGCAGGAAGCGACCACGCTCTCGGGGGGCGAGCAGCAGATGTGTGCGGTCGGCCGGGGGCTGATGGCTGCACCGGCCTTGCTGATGATCGACGAGTTATCTCTGGGGCTGGCACCCGCGATGGTCGATCTGTTGGTAGCGGCGCTAAGTGAAGTGAATCGCCGCGGTACGGGCTTGCTGGTCGTGGAGCAGGACGTTGGCGTTGCGCTGGAACTGGCGCGTCATGGTTTCGTGCTCGACCACGGCACGATCACTCGCAGCGGGGCGTCTGACGCACTGTTACGCGACCCCGCCATCGGGGCGGCTTATCTGGGTCTCGCGGCCGGCTAG
- a CDS encoding 2-hydroxychromene-2-carboxylate isomerase produces MTTQIHDSHEASPVRKSIDFYFSFISLWSYIGSEPFQALVERQQLQVNYKPMDLYQVFQATGGKPPHERPPARQAYRLAEMARWQAIRGIPLNVSPKHYPVQPSHGHRMLLAAQADGEDVSRFLHLALRGVWADELNVEDPDTIRRLADQAGLDGAGLYDIAAEQVWVDQEAALTQEALARNVFGAPFYFYRDEPFWGQDRLELLERAIGLG; encoded by the coding sequence ATGACCACGCAAATCCACGACTCGCACGAGGCGAGCCCTGTGCGTAAATCGATCGACTTCTATTTCAGCTTCATTTCCCTGTGGTCCTACATCGGCAGCGAGCCGTTTCAGGCGTTGGTCGAGCGCCAGCAGTTGCAGGTCAACTACAAGCCGATGGATCTCTACCAGGTCTTTCAGGCGACGGGCGGCAAGCCTCCGCATGAACGTCCGCCTGCACGACAGGCCTATCGGCTTGCCGAGATGGCACGCTGGCAGGCCATTCGCGGCATACCGCTCAACGTATCGCCGAAGCACTATCCGGTACAGCCGTCACACGGACACCGCATGTTGCTCGCCGCGCAGGCGGATGGAGAGGACGTTAGCCGCTTCCTGCATCTGGCCCTGCGGGGCGTATGGGCCGATGAACTGAACGTTGAAGACCCCGACACGATTCGACGTCTGGCCGATCAGGCTGGTCTCGACGGGGCAGGGCTTTACGACATCGCAGCGGAACAGGTGTGGGTCGATCAGGAGGCGGCGCTTACGCAAGAGGCGCTGGCTCGTAATGTGTTCGGCGCGCCGTTCTACTTCTACCGAGACGAGCCATTCTGGGGGCAGGACCGGCTGGAGTTGCTTGAACGGGCGATTGGGCTTGGGTGA
- a CDS encoding DUF6966 domain-containing protein: MTGPDRRQFDFIKSGAERMEANMGPKTQELVEVLAKLADLLKTNGGQHWRAWLLRAKARLENADYSGIEYLLQAYGGMGSFNDFVAAQSAIDGQPTGKPGYVELDDEIDGLRTKAWELATDIKRNHEVQRT; this comes from the coding sequence GTGACCGGCCCAGATCGTCGACAATTCGACTTTATCAAGAGCGGCGCTGAACGGATGGAGGCAAATATGGGACCAAAAACACAAGAGCTGGTTGAGGTGTTAGCCAAACTCGCCGATCTACTTAAAACCAACGGCGGACAGCACTGGCGCGCTTGGTTGCTTCGTGCCAAAGCTCGTTTAGAAAACGCGGATTACTCCGGTATTGAATATTTGCTTCAAGCGTACGGAGGTATGGGCTCGTTCAACGACTTTGTTGCGGCACAGAGCGCTATAGACGGGCAGCCCACCGGGAAACCCGGGTACGTTGAACTGGACGATGAGATAGATGGCTTAAGAACTAAGGCGTGGGAGCTTGCAACAGACATCAAGCGCAACCACGAAGTCCAGCGTACCTGA
- a CDS encoding acyl-CoA synthetase, which produces MDADTSRDSAQETSNDASGERVTDAPPANAFSWQIPTLYNIGVDVCDKWADGTNRLALIHESADGSLVRLTFDVLKQLSNQLANEWRANGVKAGDRVGIFLPQSPATLVAHVAAYKLGAIAVPLFTLFGPEALAYRLQNSGAAVLVTDLASIGKIDDIRAEIPDLRLVYVVHDDLPEAHHHVADDQDWGVAEDGLLALWPAIASRDPHFEPVQTRADAPALIIYTSGTTGKPKGALHAHRVLLGHLPGVETSHNGFPQDGDLIWTPADWAWIGGLLDVLLPALHHGVPVLSRRFEKFDPVAAFDLMARHGVRNTFLPPTALKMLRTVPSPREHWPLQLRSVASGGESLGPELLAWGREHLGVDINEFYGQTECNMVVSSCAAEFPALPGAIGRAVRGHDVTIVDDDGTPLPRGSVGNIAIARPNPVMFLGYWHNPDATMEKYRGDYLLTGDSGFVDEQGYITFTGRSDDVITSAGYRIGPGPIEDCLIRHPSVQFAAVIGEPDELRTEIVKAFVVLREGHVPSDALAKEIQDFVKQRLAAHEYPRKVVFLPELPMTVTGKIIRKALREMGTALG; this is translated from the coding sequence ATGGATGCCGACACCTCCCGCGATTCCGCCCAAGAGACGTCAAATGACGCCAGCGGCGAGCGCGTGACCGACGCCCCGCCTGCCAACGCTTTTTCCTGGCAGATTCCCACCCTGTACAACATCGGCGTCGATGTCTGCGATAAATGGGCCGATGGCACCAATCGTCTCGCCCTCATTCACGAAAGCGCCGACGGCTCGCTCGTGCGACTCACGTTCGACGTCCTCAAGCAACTCTCGAATCAACTCGCCAACGAGTGGCGCGCCAACGGTGTCAAGGCCGGCGACCGCGTCGGCATCTTCCTGCCGCAATCGCCCGCCACACTCGTCGCTCATGTCGCCGCCTATAAACTCGGCGCGATCGCCGTCCCGCTCTTCACGCTCTTCGGACCGGAAGCGCTTGCCTACCGGCTGCAAAATTCCGGCGCCGCCGTGCTAGTCACCGACCTCGCAAGCATCGGAAAAATAGACGACATCCGTGCCGAAATTCCGGATCTGCGACTCGTGTATGTCGTGCACGACGACCTCCCCGAAGCCCATCACCACGTCGCCGACGATCAGGATTGGGGCGTTGCCGAAGACGGCCTGCTCGCCCTCTGGCCCGCCATCGCCTCACGTGATCCGCACTTCGAGCCGGTTCAAACCCGCGCCGACGCCCCCGCACTCATCATCTATACCTCCGGCACCACCGGCAAACCCAAGGGCGCGCTCCATGCGCATCGGGTACTACTCGGCCATCTGCCGGGCGTGGAGACGTCGCACAACGGCTTTCCGCAAGACGGCGATCTGATCTGGACCCCCGCCGACTGGGCCTGGATCGGCGGACTACTCGACGTCCTGCTGCCGGCCTTGCACCACGGCGTGCCCGTCCTCTCGCGGCGCTTCGAGAAATTTGATCCCGTTGCCGCATTCGATTTGATGGCACGCCACGGTGTCCGGAATACCTTTCTGCCGCCGACAGCCCTCAAGATGCTGCGCACCGTCCCGTCGCCTCGTGAGCACTGGCCGCTGCAACTGCGCTCGGTCGCCAGCGGCGGCGAGTCGCTCGGCCCCGAATTGCTGGCATGGGGACGCGAGCACCTCGGTGTCGACATCAATGAGTTCTACGGTCAGACGGAATGCAACATGGTGGTGTCGTCATGCGCCGCAGAATTTCCGGCACTGCCCGGCGCCATCGGACGTGCGGTGCGTGGCCACGATGTCACCATCGTCGATGACGACGGCACGCCGCTTCCGCGGGGATCGGTCGGCAACATTGCGATCGCTCGACCCAATCCGGTCATGTTTCTCGGCTACTGGCACAACCCGGACGCCACGATGGAGAAATATCGCGGCGACTACCTGCTCACAGGAGATTCGGGATTTGTGGACGAACAGGGCTACATCACGTTCACCGGCCGCTCGGACGATGTGATCACCAGCGCCGGGTATCGCATTGGCCCCGGACCCATCGAAGACTGCCTGATCCGACATCCGTCGGTGCAGTTCGCGGCGGTGATTGGAGAGCCCGACGAGCTGCGCACCGAAATCGTGAAGGCGTTCGTGGTGCTGCGTGAAGGACACGTGCCGTCCGACGCCCTGGCAAAGGAAATTCAGGATTTCGTGAAGCAACGCCTCGCCGCGCATGAGTATCCGCGCAAGGTGGTCTTCCTGCCGGAGTTGCCGATGACAGTCACCGGCAAGATCATTCGCAAGGCATTGCGGGAAATGGGCACTGCGCTGGGATAA
- the hemW gene encoding radical SAM family heme chaperone HemW, protein MSESVLPVQNFLRPGKISLPALPPMSLYVHFPWCVRKCPYCDFNSHEWRGDGGAQAFPEQAYLDALRQDLEQALPLVWGRPVHTVFIGGGTPSLLSAAGLDRLLSDLRALLPLDADAEITMEANPGTFEADKFRSFRASGINRLSIGIQSFNSEHLKALGRIHDGHEARHAIEIAQANFDNFNLDLMFALPNQTLAQCQQDVETALSFAPPHLSLYHLTLEPNTQFHKYPPTVPDDDTAADMQDWIAQRTASAGYGHYEVSAYAQPHRRAKHNVNYWEFGDYLGIGAGAHSKISFPHRVLRQIRHKHPQRFMETAAAGNAVQEEREVDVRDLPFEFMLNALRLTDGVKSELFADRTGLPMAKIAKALTAGVAKGLLVDDPQRIAPTELGQRFLNDLQGMFLERDGK, encoded by the coding sequence ATGAGTGAGTCCGTGCTGCCCGTGCAGAACTTCCTGCGGCCCGGCAAGATCAGTTTGCCGGCGCTGCCGCCGATGTCGTTGTACGTTCACTTTCCGTGGTGTGTACGCAAGTGCCCGTATTGCGACTTCAATTCGCACGAATGGCGTGGCGACGGCGGCGCGCAGGCGTTCCCGGAGCAAGCCTATCTCGACGCCCTGCGTCAGGATCTGGAGCAGGCGTTGCCGCTGGTGTGGGGACGTCCGGTGCACACCGTCTTCATTGGCGGCGGCACGCCGAGCCTGCTGTCGGCCGCCGGGCTGGACCGTCTGCTCTCGGATCTGCGCGCGCTGCTGCCGCTCGATGCCGACGCCGAAATCACCATGGAAGCGAACCCCGGCACGTTCGAAGCCGACAAGTTTCGCAGCTTCCGGGCGAGCGGCATCAATCGGTTGTCCATCGGCATTCAAAGCTTTAACAGCGAGCATCTGAAGGCGCTCGGACGTATTCACGACGGTCACGAAGCGCGTCACGCCATCGAGATCGCCCAGGCGAACTTCGACAATTTCAACCTCGATCTGATGTTCGCGTTGCCGAACCAGACGCTGGCGCAGTGCCAGCAGGATGTCGAAACCGCGCTGTCGTTCGCACCGCCGCATTTGTCGCTGTATCACCTCACGCTCGAGCCGAACACACAGTTCCACAAGTATCCGCCGACCGTGCCGGACGACGACACCGCGGCAGACATGCAGGACTGGATCGCGCAGCGCACGGCGTCGGCGGGGTATGGGCATTACGAGGTGTCGGCGTATGCGCAGCCGCATCGACGCGCGAAGCACAACGTGAATTACTGGGAATTCGGCGACTATCTCGGCATTGGTGCCGGTGCGCACAGCAAGATTTCGTTCCCACACCGGGTGCTGCGGCAGATTCGCCACAAGCATCCGCAACGGTTCATGGAAACAGCGGCAGCCGGCAATGCGGTTCAGGAAGAGCGGGAGGTGGACGTGCGTGATCTGCCGTTCGAATTCATGCTCAATGCACTGCGACTGACGGATGGCGTGAAGAGCGAGCTTTTCGCGGACCGGACCGGTTTGCCGATGGCGAAGATTGCCAAGGCGCTGACGGCGGGCGTCGCAAAGGGTTTGCTCGTGGACGACCCTCAGCGCATCGCCCCGACCGAATTGGGCCAACGCTTCCTGAACGACCTTCAGGGCATGTTCCTGGAACGCGACGGAAAGTAA